A single Ignavibacteriales bacterium DNA region contains:
- a CDS encoding diaminopimelate dehydrogenase, which translates to MNKIRTAIAGFGNVGAMALEAILREPDMEFAGIIDTAPVQNIVSKLNPGRCNCLSPKVPLFNNIKDAGEIDVAIICAPSRKVKEIVSEYLAQGICTVDSFDIHTEIPQLKKDLDAVAKQYGKVSITAAGWDPGIDSVIRGWFLAMAPRGVTYTNYGPGMSMGHTVAVKAIEGVKNALSVTVPAGMGIHRRMVYIELQEGHDFKTVEERIKTDPYFVKDKTYVYEVPDVDQLIDMGHGVLMERKGVSGGTHNQMLKFEMRIDNPALTSQVMVSAARAAVKQRPGCYTMIEVPVIDFLFGELEDFIKKIV; encoded by the coding sequence TGGCTCTTGAAGCAATACTCCGTGAGCCGGATATGGAATTTGCCGGCATTATTGATACCGCACCGGTGCAGAATATTGTTTCAAAATTAAACCCCGGACGCTGCAACTGCCTGAGTCCAAAAGTGCCCCTGTTTAATAATATAAAAGATGCCGGAGAAATTGATGTGGCCATCATCTGCGCTCCGTCACGCAAGGTAAAAGAGATTGTAAGTGAATATCTTGCGCAGGGCATCTGCACCGTGGACAGCTTTGATATACATACAGAAATTCCCCAGCTCAAAAAAGATCTTGATGCTGTCGCAAAGCAGTATGGAAAAGTATCTATAACAGCTGCCGGATGGGATCCGGGAATTGATTCCGTCATACGCGGCTGGTTCCTTGCAATGGCTCCGCGCGGAGTTACTTATACTAATTACGGCCCCGGAATGTCCATGGGACACACTGTCGCGGTAAAAGCAATCGAGGGAGTGAAAAACGCACTCTCGGTTACCGTACCGGCCGGCATGGGAATTCACCGGCGCATGGTATATATAGAACTTCAAGAGGGGCATGACTTCAAGACCGTGGAGGAACGCATTAAAACGGATCCTTATTTCGTAAAGGATAAAACGTATGTATATGAAGTCCCTGATGTGGATCAGCTCATTGATATGGGGCATGGCGTGCTGATGGAACGGAAAGGGGTATCAGGCGGCACTCATAATCAGATGCTGAAATTTGAAATGCGGATTGACAACCCCGCACTCACCTCACAGGTGATGGTATCAGCAGCCCGCGCTGCGGTAAAGCAGCGTCCCGGATGTTATACCATGATAGAAGTTCCCGTTATTGATTTCCTCTTCGGTGAACTTGAAGATTTTATTAAGAAAATCGTGTAG
- a CDS encoding cobalamin B12-binding domain-containing protein, with product MKKQILCVPFDPVHDVGIKIIKAELDSRGHNTKLLSPDLAPELIVKEAASVKYDFIMVSRTLGYGVAELLARFIDMLDSAGVRDYAKIIIGGKPITPELAAELGFDKGFGEHSSVEEVIAYIEGREYISGGGGLNRVKKDITAGYDYTFHDSEIQTLLEIIAEKSIAWAKGKTSPGIKRARLRREIARNEGAAGEQFRKEYLLLCDTEIAESNRGRYIKGVRPVSREELHWLGKFTNERKPVYPAKIQHHDKHPLFFKFLGSGCPVMDLAHAKICERYGVDGFLIINPSWEARYEGLIEGCLTHENDGTITSLKNIELMRNSLDKGTLLSVRAHRGLNTPETVELAGLAGADLVKINLVYGSLGAGTDPVRLLIDGIEAMKTAAGYGLPFDIPGNDELSGVPSWKTLAGLLINVMMGKKLGAKGILKPLFCYGPHIVINGLMKQNFVDYNAAKIYTLRKLVSAPVWPGEPVAFMTQSEERVQSATATGTHAALASGLGADAVTIASTDEAYSRGPICVTSRIDSIRAAAESLRFMGNASYQPTKQADIYSEMMTEKIRETLRLAASADHLADAISKGYLGSQEDGAYPGTFGSGTVTASE from the coding sequence ATGAAAAAGCAGATTCTCTGCGTTCCGTTTGATCCGGTACATGATGTCGGCATAAAAATCATCAAAGCAGAACTAGACAGCAGGGGGCATAACACAAAACTGCTCAGTCCTGATCTTGCTCCCGAACTGATTGTTAAAGAAGCCGCATCGGTAAAGTATGATTTTATTATGGTCAGCCGGACGCTTGGTTATGGCGTGGCTGAACTGCTTGCAAGATTTATTGACATGCTGGACTCTGCCGGAGTCCGCGATTACGCCAAAATCATCATCGGCGGAAAGCCGATTACTCCTGAACTGGCAGCCGAACTCGGGTTTGATAAGGGATTTGGCGAACACTCATCGGTTGAGGAGGTTATCGCTTATATTGAGGGGCGGGAATATATATCTGGCGGCGGCGGACTGAACCGTGTGAAAAAGGATATTACTGCGGGTTATGATTATACCTTTCATGACAGCGAGATACAAACGCTGCTTGAAATAATAGCGGAGAAATCCATTGCATGGGCAAAAGGGAAAACCTCGCCGGGGATAAAGCGGGCAAGGCTCCGGAGGGAAATTGCACGGAATGAAGGGGCGGCAGGAGAACAGTTCCGGAAAGAGTATCTTTTGTTATGCGACACAGAGATCGCGGAATCTAACCGGGGCAGATATATAAAGGGAGTACGTCCGGTTTCGCGGGAGGAACTGCACTGGCTTGGTAAATTTACTAATGAACGGAAACCGGTATATCCGGCTAAGATACAGCATCATGATAAACATCCGCTGTTTTTTAAGTTCCTGGGAAGCGGATGTCCGGTGATGGATTTAGCGCACGCTAAAATCTGTGAGCGCTACGGTGTGGACGGATTTCTGATTATCAATCCATCATGGGAAGCACGATATGAAGGACTGATTGAAGGATGCCTCACGCACGAAAATGACGGCACCATTACATCGCTGAAGAACATTGAACTGATGAGAAACTCCCTTGATAAGGGAACACTCCTGAGCGTGAGAGCGCACCGCGGGCTGAATACCCCGGAAACGGTTGAACTTGCCGGACTGGCAGGCGCTGATCTGGTAAAGATTAATCTGGTCTATGGTTCACTCGGTGCGGGTACCGATCCCGTGCGTCTTCTGATTGACGGCATAGAAGCAATGAAAACAGCCGCGGGTTACGGACTGCCGTTTGATATACCCGGCAATGATGAACTGAGCGGAGTTCCCTCATGGAAAACGTTAGCAGGTCTGCTGATAAATGTGATGATGGGAAAGAAACTCGGAGCAAAAGGAATTCTGAAACCCCTGTTCTGCTATGGCCCTCATATTGTGATTAACGGACTGATGAAGCAGAACTTTGTTGATTATAACGCAGCAAAGATATATACACTCAGGAAACTGGTCAGCGCACCGGTCTGGCCGGGAGAGCCGGTTGCATTCATGACCCAGTCTGAAGAGCGGGTACAGTCAGCCACTGCCACAGGAACCCACGCAGCACTTGCCTCCGGTCTCGGCGCTGATGCGGTGACCATTGCCTCAACTGATGAAGCATACTCAAGAGGTCCGATCTGTGTTACCTCCCGCATAGATTCAATCCGTGCGGCTGCTGAATCGCTCCGTTTTATGGGTAATGCCTCTTACCAGCCCACAAAACAGGCGGATATATATTCTGAAATGATGACGGAGAAGATAAGGGAAACTCTTCGCCTTGCCGCTTCTGCCGATCATCTGGCTGATGCCATCAGTAAAGGTTACCTCGGAAGTCAGGAAGACGGAGCATATCCGGGTACATTTGGCAGCGGTACCGTGACAGCATCAGAGTAA